The following nucleotide sequence is from Sander lucioperca isolate FBNREF2018 chromosome 19, SLUC_FBN_1.2, whole genome shotgun sequence.
GCGTTCCCCAGAGGCAACCCTCCCACCTCTGCCCCAGTCTTGGTCACTGTGGCGATATCTGATGATCCGGGGTCGGGCTCCTGCTCTGCGACTGTGTTGTTGGTGATATGAGGGAGTTTAGTGATGACCAGATCCACCGTCTGCTGGGCCTCACCTGCCGGGTTGGAGGCCACGCAGGTGAAGGAACCTGGAACACAAACTAAATCGATTATGGTCCTTCGTGATATTTATTGTGATATACGGATATATGTTGCTGGCCACACATGCATTCAAGTTGCAATACAAGAATATCTATTCATATTTAAAGAAatggtttgacatttttggaaacTTTCCGGAGTCCCAATAGTCCTGAGTTGAATGATAATGTAACTAATGATTTTATGTAGGTCCCTGTTGATTCTCACAAAAATGTGAAGGATTACTTCAGGACATCACACTTACTTCATCAGTGAGCATATTtgtttcactttttcttttgctaacgtCTGAGTGTAATGTGAAAAACTACaacctgtgtgtttttttaataaatattgttATGATAATAGTCTAAAATGATGAGTAAATGCACAGTTTCTAGTCACATAAGATTCAATTATTATATACAATCATTGGGGGAGAGCCCCAAACCCCACAGCCACACGACCTCCACACCCCCAGCACAACACCAAAGCCCTCCAGAAACCTAGGGAAACCCTGACCTTTATTCCAGTTTACATTCAATGTGTTAGGATCATGGTCCTTGGAACTGGATGGGAACTGACAAAAAAGGAAAcactttaaatgtattattgcaGCGCCAAAAGGTGCAGAGAAAATGTTTGGGTGCACTGGAATTAAAAAGTTAGGCACACCAGTGCAACCAATGTAAAACGTTAGTCTGCCTTGCCCTCACAGCGTGGTTGTCCAACTCCTCCCCACTTCTCCCCTGGCCTGGCCTTTCTCCGTTGCCATGTCTGTGCCTTTGTCTCCTGTGACAGGGGCCAGGGGAGGGCCAAGAGCTGAAAAATATTGGACAATGGACTAAATGCTGGCCCCTTTACTttgaaatgcattaaattacCCTTTTGCGCAGTAGGGGTGTATATATAGGGGTATATATAAATGTGTTGGGTGCCTTTATATAAGATCAGGATATTCCAGAAGTTGCTGTTTTGGTGGTTATGTAGTAGGAAATGTTGTGTTCATTGTGCTGTGGGAAATGTTGCCCCGTCTGGCCGTACTGAGTCTTGTGGGAATGTATAATGGGTCCTATTTTAATGGATGTTTTAACCTTGAACTTTGTGGGCCTAAGCTCTGTGACTGGGCAGTTAGGAAACAGGGATGTTTCTAGTTGAAGGGAGGGAAGTGTGTGATAGATTTTATGTTAGCCTCTGTTGATTGTATCGCACAAGGTTGCCGTAGGATAAAGGGGTGGGACGAAGAGTTCCGGGGAGGGGTTGTGTCTGGATGGTAACCCTACAGTTGCAAAAACTCTCGCACGTCACTGCCTTGAGGTCAATGCCTATCCTCAACCATCTCGCGAGAGTTTCGCAAATTTAGGGTTACTATTTAGACACGACCccggggaggaagagagagagagagagagagagagagagaggagtgatAAATAAAGCATTTTCTTATTAAACCCATGACCTATGATTAGGCGGTTACAATAAGATCGATACCATTTTCATATCTATAAATATAATGctaagtgtaaaaacaacaaatggtGGTATTACTGGAGTTTTCTCATCACCATGAGGTCGTTTTTACACttacattttgtacagataAAACAAACATGATATGGTTTAGTGAGTTTAAGAGGTGCTGGAAGGTGGAATGTGTTGTGTTTGGTTTGGATGGAGTCAGGCTAGCTATTCGCCCCCGTTTACAGTCCGCTAAGccaagctaactggctgctggctgtagtgtagcttcatatttgatGGAccgacatgagagtggtatcaatcttcttgtctaactctcagcaagaaagcacaTAAGTTGGCATTTTTGATGATTTAACCACTAAAACATAAATGTGTGAAAAAGTATATTTTTGAAAATAGATGTATATGACTTAGCCAACAAAGTGAAGAAGAAATGGATCATTCCAATGTGACTTTAATCAGTGTGCGAGCCAACACTCCTTCACACTCTAAACTTTATAGTCTGATGTAGACAAATACTTCAGTCCTTCTTCAGTCTTCTGCATATACCAGCAAACAACTAATTTCATTCAGTCAACAACACAAGCACAGCTCCCGGGGTGTAAACAGACCAGAGTCCTTGACAGTGCTGATGAGGATGTCCAGCGTGCCGTCTGTGTGGACCGCGGCCCTGGAGGAATTGGACATAAGGCGTCCGTCAGGGGCGATCCAGTGGATAATAGGGTCGGGGTCACCCCTGGCCTTACAGCGCAGAGTCACACTCTGACCCTCCAAAGCTCGCAGCTCCTGAGGCAGAGGGAGGAAAGGCGCTTAGTGAGAGGACTTCATATTCATATGTTAAATACAGAGATTAGATAATGCACTAAATCCAAAAATTGAAAAACACTTATTACACTTATTATTAACAGTTATACTTTGTGCTGTAAGTTTGGCTTGGATATTATCATAATGAATGCCCTTATTGATCATGTTGTGTTTTAAAAAGCTTCCTATTCCCTGCAAATATAATCAATAATTGATCAATCTAGATATGGAATTTGCATGCTTATGAAGGCAAGATAATCAATGTGACAGTACATTGCAGTGTATATGATGGAGTCCAAGTAAAACATAATTTTCTTCTGCAATTATGCAAATGAAGTCTGCAGAATGTAAATGAGATGATATAGCTGTAGTTGTTTGGCAAGGATTTGATCAGATACCGTTGTTTGGATGCATGAATCAAGGGCTAAATCACTGTAAGCTTTCCCTGTGTAAAAGGGCTTGACTGCGGATCCATCATAAACCTGCAAATAGCTTTATTAAAACGGTAACTGAAAATCCTGCTAAAGAACTTCTCTAAAAACTCTCCACAGGCCAcagtttgattacatttttaaagtagGTTCAATGTATTTTACAATATTTAGTAAGCTGGGAGGCCCAGATGAGACCCACAAGTCTTGTTAGACTCTTCTGGCTCGCAAAGCTAATATTTGGTGTGACGGCCAAAGAAAGCACAACATGTCACCTAGGATTAACTAAGGCAGAATCCATTGTCTGCTCAGAGAGTGTAACTGTAGCGAGTGTTGTGTCGTACAGTGCACAGCTCAATTTGGAGGTTATACCTGAGAGTGCCTGGTGATGAGAGGAGGCTCACACAGGAACTCTTCCTCTGAAACAGTCCAGAAATAGCGTCCGGCGAGGTGTTGCGGTGAGGCACAGGTTTCCAGATCATCCTCCCTCCGCAACCTCCGCAGCCAGAGCAGCTCACAGTTACACCTAAGCGGGTTCCCTCCGAAGCTCAACGCGAACGACATAGGCCCCATTATCCCAGAGGTGGCCAGGACCCCTGCTCTTTGGAAAATAGGGTCAGGAGGAAGCTTCTGGAGCTTGTTGGAAGTTACGTCCAGCCTCTTGAGCTTCTGCAGCCCAGAGAATGTGCCCTCTGGGATGTAGCTGAGCATGTTGTGGTCCAAATTGAGAGTGTGGAGACTGGGCATCCTTTGTATGGCCACCCATGGCGCACTTTCCAAGTTGTTGTAGGATAAATCCAGCTCTTCCAGTGCTGTCAGGTCATTAAAGGCCCCAATCTGGATGTGGGTGAGCTGGTTGTTGTTGAGGATGAGGTGGTGCAGCTTGGACATGCCGCTGAAGGTGTCGTTGAGGATGCGGGACAGCCGGTTGCTATCAAGGTGAAGGGCTCGTAAGTTCTCCAGGTCTTTGAAAGCGTGAGGCGCGATGGAGCCGATAGTGTTCCGAGAGAGGGTCAGGTCCACCAGCCTGGTCATGTTGGCAAAGTCTTTGCGTTTGATGCTGGTTACAAAGTTATCCCCAAGACGCATCTCCACCGTGTGCCTGTCGATGTTCGGGGGCACAAAAAGAAGCCCCTTTTTGTCGCACAAAGTCGCCAGGTTGGGGTTAAGCACTTGGCAGACGCAGCGTTTGGGGCAGACCTGAACTTTGTGGGCCTTCACAGCCACACCGAGAACTATCAGGTAAACCAGGAGAGActccatttggcttttcagtCAGGTTAACACacctaaaaaaacatcaaagcaaaaagagagaaagagaagggcgTATTATTCATTGAGCAgttaaaaaacacaaagcatGAAATCTGTGATTATTTGTATCATCTTATCAAACTATAGTTGGGTAATCACACATCTACCAAGAGCTCTTCCCTTCTTTTAGAAAGGGAATTAGGGGATTCTGCTGTGAAAAGTTAGACCTTTTCTGCTAGATTTGAAACACCATCATTACCAGCTCACAGCTGAGATTTACAGAGAGTCCAAATTCTAAGCAGGATGCTAAGAGAGTCGATGCCCGAACAAACAATAAATGCTGTGCAATTAGACGTGAAAGTAATTAGTCACCTGCAGACTTCAGAGTGAAACATCCCCAGTAACCTTGTATGATTTTTGTGACAGCTCTCCTTTTTAGCCTCTGCTCCCCCCGATCATACTTTTTTGATATGATAATGCCAGTCCTTTTATGTTTGTGTACAGAAGGATGAAAGTAACAGGCAGCCCACAGCCTCATAAGAATTAGACTGATGTCTCCCAGGATCATATCGCCAAAAGGAAGGGATGATTGGCCCTAGCGCCTCAGCGAAGATTTGCTATGCCTTACTATTGATTTTCTCTCTGCTGCTACTCTTACTTATGACGCACATCTGAGATGGGGGATAAGGAGGGATCCATTTGATGAATCCCGGGGACCTTGTCAGGGATATAACATGTCATAAAACTAAGACAGTGGAGATCAGATCACAGCTCTGCAGGTGCACCACACGATGTACCAGAGCAAGAGTGACATTAGCTGTGATTATTTTTAGAACTGAAATTTAGTGTCATTTTGGTAGAACATGCAATATTCAGCCCGGTGGGTGTCCCATTACAGCACACGGAAAGGAACACCAATCTAATCAAACACAGGGAACAAGAGATCCAATCCCACAACTGTAGTAAAAATCCAAAGGCTAACCTTTAAATACAGAAGAGATTTATGATTATAGCTTTCTGTGGTCCACTGATAATGTCTCCATTGTCAACATCGGGTCTTGGAGAGTGTGCATAAAAATCTTGCCTCAGCAAAGAGCCTGCCAACTGAGTACCTTCATGCTTCAAAAGCCTTTGCTGCACCGGAACTGTGACACACAACTCACAttgtaataacaacaataataagtcgagtatgaggaaaatatcataGAGTAAAGAAAACATTGTGACGTGCTTACCCTGTGGGGGCATGTTTTTAACTTGAGGAGGGGAGTGAGGGAAGCCCAGTGGCATCCACTGACAACAGTTGCATTTTGACACGTGGGTAAAATGTATCACGGCCTGACAAGGAAGGAAAGAGGTCGCCTTAAAATGGCTCAATATGGCAAAGGTAGGAATGATATCATTGGAGCGAGCATTCTGGGTGTAACATTTTCAAGAATACTGCTGATCGAGCAGCAATGAATCAGTGTCTTTCTCGACCCATTTTTACAGGGGACAACTTTACCAAGTCACACAAGAGCCCCATTTTGTGGATTGCAGTCTGAGGTGCAGTGGTGCAGAGATCTGAGCTGCTAAGAAATGGACTGTGGAGTCATTATTAAATGTTGTCAAGGCTCTCCTTAAAGATGGCAGATTACTTCAGTGACAAGCTGTGCTGCAAAGCTATGTGTAGTGGTACCTAAGTAGAAACTTTAATATCtactcaatgtgtgtgtgtgtgtgtgtgtgtgtgtgtgtgtgtgtgtgtgtgtgtgtgtgtgtgtgtgtgtgtcagaggagAGCATAAAAAGCTGAGGTGTACGCAagtgtgttgatgttggtgTGCCAAGCACCTTCTGCTCTGACTCTGAAAGGCACGGCTTCTGGATGTGCAATGAGGCGGAGAGGACCTGCTACTTCCAGACTCGAATGGCGCTGAAGAGTTGATATTGATTCACTCTGTGGAGATGGGGGCTTTTTTTGCCTCTGAAAACTCAGCCAAACGTGAAGAGAATGGTCGCAACGGTAATCCCTACAAAATTTGTTCTATGAGGACAAAAGGacaggcccccccccccctcgctgCTGAGACGGGGCAGGAAATGTCTGATGCCGTCTCCCTAATTTGCATTTAATTATGGTTGTTCTAAAGAGATTTGCATAACAGGTTGCACTCATCAGGTACATGAACAAATAAGTAGATAATCAATCAATGCATTCATCAATCACGCACTTCATCTCTAAATGTCACACCCCCCCAGAAAATCATTATCCTCCAGGTTGGGCTGTTCATTATAGTGAGACGACTTGGGAGGGCCACAAATAAACAGGAAAACAGATAATCTACTGATGCATTCACCATAATCTCCTTCATAGTCAATCAAGTGTACGTTTACTACCTCTGAGCAGGTCTTTTCACCCTCAGAGGGCAGAACAGACTGacagcacacacccacacacgcgcAGTGGGTGGATTTGTGCCTAATAGAGGTAGCTCGCTACACAACAACCCCCAGCAATGGAGACAGACATTCatgcacagcagcagcagcagcaccagcagcagTATACTCTAGGAGAGGATATCTATGGTCTCCCTGGGGCAGCATTTGCCAAGAAAAGCCTTATGCAGCATTCTGCATGCCAATCGTCCGGTGAGGTAATGGGGGATATGTTTTCAGATGGTCTAACTTATGCTGGAGCTCATGTGAGAAAAGCCCCTGCAATCCATGTCTGGGCAGGAAATCAGGGGAAAGCAGCCCTGCGAGGGGAAGTTAATGAGATGATGTCTGCTTGGTATGCCTTCACGCAGGTTGACACAATGGCACATGGCAGCGTTTCAACAGTGTCTCACCTGGGCTACTCTGAGTGGAGCTGCCGGACGTCTGCTACCGCCAGAAATAAGCTCTGTTGTGTCATAGGAGGTAAACTGATACTTCAACATGATGGGAAAATGGTATCGACAAAGCAGTGAAATAGGTCCTCAGCCTGCCTGCTTTATGAGACTAaatgaagctgctgctgctgaagaggATCATATTCTGACTGAGCATGGTAGAAATTTTATTTTGTCGGGTAAATGCTCGTGTAGCCCGAGTCCAAACATCCTGACCAAACACTGATGCCGTTATGGATCGTAACTAAAAACACATCTGTGTTTGTGAATGAGGGTATGTGCTGTGACACCCTTTTCCTACAGAGCCTGCCAATGTTAGAATGCGATTGCTCTTGGGTGACAGCCTTGATGCCATGGCAACGCAGAAAACGTCAGTTTTGGGTGAGATGTAATCAGTGGCTCATTTTCAGATCACCTAATAATATTTAGAACAAAGAGCCCTCGACAATTGAGGCTCTGTTTGAAGGCCAGAGCGGACTCATTGTGCCATTTATGACCCTGTAGGGATGAAAGGAAAGGAGATTGTACACTCAGCTAATTCTGCATTGGCTTCAATGTTTGGAGAGTGACTGAATCATTTTCGATTCCCAGTCTGGCATGTAATAAAAACCTAAATGACTTGATGTAGCACTCTGATGTAGTAGaaattatttttcagtcagacaagcttgtgtgtgtgtgtgtgtgtgtgtgtgtgtgtgtgtgtgtgccagggGTATAGCATACTAAGCAGACCCCGCTGCATCAATAGAAGTGCTGTTCATCAGCATTTACAACTCCCCCCCTATGCAATTCCAAGTATTTTCCTTCACACACTATCACAGGACATTTAGTGGTACCTTGATATGCTGGATATCTCATGACTGGAGCAACAGtccaacagacaaacaaacaaatagaaaacacTCTTCATTTTTCAGATGCCGTCTTGTATTCAAGCAGGAGACTAAACGGGCCAAATTGAAATGCTGATCACTGACTTTGGATCTCAATTCTTGCACCGTTGTGACGCGCCCTGATGTGAGGGGCTTATGACCTGGGATTTTCTTCCGGAAAGAGCCAACGCAGAATCCGTGAACACCACCTCTGAATATCAATATGGGCTTCTCAAGAGAATATTCTCCACTATGGGCTTGCACGTCTGTAGACTGTCAAATCTGCCAAGTTCAGTTTCAGGTGCAGGAAgtgtaagaaaaaaacattagctCTCTTTGTGAAAATAATGCGCTCTATTACATGGGCTCTCTTCATGTTGCAGTCTAAATGTGGGGACATAAGTACTGCCAAAATGAAATACATAATCACTGTATCTATTCACTCATTTTCTTCTCTTCCCTCAGGATCCTGTGTTTTCTACCTCACAGCAACAAAATGGTTAAATAATGTATAATCTTCCCTCtccttattgtgtgtgtgtgtgtgtgtgtgtgtgtgtgtgtgtgtgtgtgtgtgtgtgtgtgtgtgtgtgtgcatgcaagtTTGCGACTGTCAAATAatctcaagtttttttttaaatcttaatgaaagcacacaaacaaaagctTATTTGGTTGTGGGCAAAAATTTGGGTCAGTGAATGTAGAGCTGGTCTGTAGAACAGCCTCGGTGCTGAGGAACCACACATCACTTCTCTGCTATCAGTGAAGTAGCAGCACTATAAACTACATCGCTGAATGCATTAACATAGCAGTAAAAGCAAACAGAAGCAGCAAACTGAGGCGTGGGCCTGATTTTACTGGTGTGTAGCAGTTACAATGGAGCCTCCGGCAATCATGAATAATAagatagcctatatgtaataaTTGACACCCTTTTCTAAAAATCACCATGATCATATTTACGTCTGTCTTCATCAGTCACTTGGAAACACACACTCATCCTATTATCAATTGTGTTACTTAGGCTAATTTAGACTTTAGCACACCTTATGACTGATGTGTAATTTGCATATCAGCAAGGGTTTAACCACAGCACAGAGCAGGCAGATCACAGGGATCCTCTGTGCTgataaaatacacaacaaaacaaacacaaaactgcaCATTTGAAATCAATCTTATCCTGCACGTATCTGAGAGCGGGCTGAATAACGACCACATTAGGTCTGATTCTCAGTTGCACCTGTAGGGAGGGGGAAAAACAGCACAGAATGCAGCCAAGTGGatactaaaaataaaattgatatCTGACGGCGTTCCTAGGCAGTTGAGGAGATGTTTTTGACCTTGCGGTACAGGTCCTGGGCTGGTGGGTTACACACTCAACCCCCTTATCACAAGGGAAAATCTAAACCCTTTTCAGATGGGTCCTGAGAGAAGTACTTCAAGTCAATATTGCGCCTCTTGCAAAGACAGTTCCCCCTAAAGAGTTCAGAGCCTACAATTCACACCAAATTGCAGCCTATAAATGATTGAATTTACCTTGTAGATGAAACATCAAGCCAAGTCAGAGGAGGGTGTGTTTGAGCATTTTTTCTCCCAGAAGGGCTGAGAGCATTCTGAGAGCGGCTTGTCTAAAATGGGACCGACAGTGCCTCTTGGAGATAATTCAGGTGTCCCGAAACACGCGTCTCAGCTCCTAGAACATGTGACGGCCTGCGAAACCAGCGATGCCCTTCAAGGAATCCATGACCAGCATACAAAGGACGACTCCTCTCCGATCCCCTCACATCGGAGATGTAGCCTATAACTCCGCTTCCCTCTttcgtgaaaaaaaaaaaatactggaaAACGCAAGCCGAAGGGTCCCGTTGTGGCTGCGAGGCTGCAGCTGTGCGGGATCGCCTCTATACTGCGCATCCGCCTGTTTGCACCTCCAGAAGAGAAAACGCCTTTGAAGCGACAGGCTGCTTTATTATCTACAGCGCTGTGAGTGACTGCTGCTGTGCTGAATCCAGCCAGATGTTCGGATCGCTTTCACGGGCTTTTGCTGGACGACGCAGGGCTCAGTGCGACTTAATCCAGATTGACTGAAAGGTTGCTGCCATAATATgcgcccccccctcccctctcctgcCCCCGGACTACTGTCAACCACCGACCCGGCTCCATTTCTGACCAGAGGTGCTGTGCTCGGAATGGTAATCAGTGCGCTCCGAGTTGCACAGAGACCATTTGTGTGCATAGACAGATGCGGTGCCTCCCAGCCTATCTCACAGGCAGgcatcatcatttattcatgtaaATTGGACTCTACTGCACGAAACGCAGTAGGTCTATAATATTCTCTAAATTTGTTTTatgaataaaatttaaaaaaagaacagaacagaaacGTTCGTCAGATTCAGACATACATGAGATGGAAAATGAGTCCGGGAATATCCAGTGACATAAACAAGACTGTAATTGAAAATGCATTCCTTTAGGTAAATCCTTTGGTGCACAGTGTAGGCTACATCTAGTCTGGGTAAAGCCAAATTTAGCAGCCCATAGCTGAATAGTCCTGCATGTATTACATACATTATTGGCAAGAAAGTGTTGAGATGGCTGAAACTGAAAGCCCTGGCTCCCCGTGGGTCTGCTTGGCCCTTGACCCATCACTATCTGATGCAATGATCCGTTGGCCTTTTGTGCAAGTTGGCAAAGTAGCCTATGCATAAGTCTATTACAGTAGCCTACAGCGACACAGGATACTTCTTGGACGTTCGCAgactcagtgttttttttttttaatcccaaGAACAATGACCTATACTGCTCCATTGTGTAAAATATAGCTGTCTGTTGTCATCCACAGACTTATCCTGAGGATTTCTACTCAGATCAATAGCTGCATCCAGTTACAACACAACCACTGGAGATCAATACAAATAGCCTAAGTGGTTTAGGCATGGTTATCCAGAGCTGGAATGGCAAGAGCAATTTTAACTAAATATATGtatcactgtatgtgtgtgcacaaagTCGCTGATATTacgaaaaaaaagtgttgcgcTCATGTTGGCTATACTTGCACAAAAACCTAGTAGAATACAAAATACAAGCATTTTGCTGGTGGGAAGTGTTAATGTCAaggcctgcatgtgtgtgtctgtgagtgactCATCGGAGTCATCATGAGCTGACAGTTTGTGATATGAAATGACACTGACAAGTCTTGGTTTTCGCTGCACTCCTTTACTGCTGTGATTCATGTCTCTCTGACTGATGCGTGTCATCCAGGAACTGCTGGTAGGTGAGGTTGTCCGCCCGTTCACCTGTCGTGCTCTTTTTTTCCAAGAACAAGCCCATGCTGTCCCGTGGAGGGTCAGCGATGCTGCGACTCCACAGGGTCTCTGTGATCCCCAGCAGCTCACGCACACCAGCACAGATGACCTGCAGGGTGCACAGCAGGGTTGAGTCCTTTGATaaagtgtgtgtctgcagtATCTCACTTTTTATTAGACCCTCTGAGAGTGAGAGTGTCTAGTCTTTCAAGGAGATCTCACCAAGATTGTGGCATCATGGGAAGAAAGGTTACAAGGTTACACTCCCAAAAACAAATGCATCAAAGGTCTTACAATATAAATCTCGACTCAATAGAGCACAGACAATTCTTTACTGAGTCTATCTGTCGAGGTTTTTCATTATCAGTTTAAACTCACCAAGAGAGGCcacttctttcttcttttttttttggtttgatGCTTCGACAGTAAAGCAGAGCTGAATACATAAAGGTGCTTTTTGCCAATTTAGTTCTGACTTCAGGGAGAGATAAGAAAAACAGTCGCTTTAActgtaaactgtgtgtgtgattcagtTGATCGAGGTGTCTGCTGGCAGTGATGCTTGGTTACAGCACACAACTTTAATTGGATGTCACGTTGTTCAAAGAAAGAACTTTAAAGTGCCAAATGGGATGTGCAACTGTGGCACAGACAGAGTTTCCAATGTTTCAGtccacaaaataaatatttgaatacaACTGAGGAGGCAACTAACAATTCTTTCTACTTTTGGTTCAtctattttcttaatttttttattattattattctattaCTTTACCTTTACTTTAATGATTCACTTATCACAATTTGAATCAATTAAGATGAACTCATCAAATTGTTTCAGCACCAGTTGACACGaggttatatacagtacagtagtagCCTACAGTGTCACCATTATCTCAGCCTGTTTAAACTGCCTTGGACATTGTGTGAGCCTCCAGCTTTGATAGGCTGTGTAACTTTAAACGTCTCCATATTCACATACATCTCTTCTGAAGGTTAGAATAAAAATCTCGAGTTTCTGCCTCTTCTGAATACCTTCATGTCTTTAAAATTTGTGATTCCAAGTCTTGGCATGTAGATACAATTTACATAAATGAGCTTTCTTCCAGTGATGCAGTTCTCCGTAAAACATGCCTGCGACAGAAATAAGGTTAACTTTAGATAAATATTTTGTTGGTATGACAGGCACACACTGTAACGGTTaatgttattataataatacacGTTAGTTAGTCTATATCTGTTTAGTCAGGTGTATGTTAACCTACTTTGTATTGTGG
It contains:
- the lrfn5b gene encoding leucine-rich repeat and fibronectin type-III domain-containing protein 5, yielding MESLLVYLIVLGVAVKAHKVQVCPKRCVCQVLNPNLATLCDKKGLLFVPPNIDRHTVEMRLGDNFVTSIKRKDFANMTRLVDLTLSRNTIGSIAPHAFKDLENLRALHLDSNRLSRILNDTFSGMSKLHHLILNNNQLTHIQIGAFNDLTALEELDLSYNNLESAPWVAIQRMPSLHTLNLDHNMLSYIPEGTFSGLQKLKRLDVTSNKLQKLPPDPIFQRAGVLATSGIMGPMSFALSFGGNPLRCNCELLWLRRLRREDDLETCASPQHLAGRYFWTVSEEEFLCEPPLITRHSQELRALEGQSVTLRCKARGDPDPIIHWIAPDGRLMSNSSRAAVHTDGTLDILISTVKDSGSFTCVASNPAGEAQQTVDLVITKLPHITNNTVAEQEPDPGSSDIATVTKTGAEVGGLPLGNAKTSQEKKVVIAEATSTSALVKFNFQTSIPGIRMFQIQYNGTYDDSLVYRMIPPTSKSILVNNLAAGTHYDLCVLAIYDDQVTSLTATRVIGCIHFTTEPQYLRCHFMQSQFLGGTIVVIIGGIIVASVLAFIIFLIVRYRVCNQGDADKALEMGDIRSLSSDGQLQGCGIPKSLSKQVLRPEKNDKECLRIALPPTEPAKQRPPVAVATTKPSVPDCTVSTSAASHSWHPASPGAPRPKRFSAPSKPLEARRAEAQVDVELDNMNRNNSSEVKMTTAVALAVPGQPTKWTAVPRVQRPQQAARHYMTVPAGGVRVNRRHSLNADSYMERCYVAYPKPGASLRSKRSLSMSGELPQLESTTNMHRARDKLSRSEWLLESTL